The Thermodesulfobacteriota bacterium genome window below encodes:
- a CDS encoding AzlC family ABC transporter permease, translating to MTAAQCLTLCRDGLRAAWPICLGYTPVGLAFGVLAQKAGLAPWQVGLMSAVVFAGSSQFIAVAMLQAGAGIASIVATTFAVNLRHALMSSSMAVPLAGARRRFLALFAYGLTDESFALNSSLLRERAGWDRYRALVLNHAANLAWIAATVAGAYAGQFVPTGALGIDYALTGMFLCLLVFQLRSPSHVLAAALGGAVALGLYLAFPGNAYIVLGAAAGATGALAARRRGARP from the coding sequence ATGACCGCCGCCCAGTGCCTGACCCTCTGCCGCGACGGCCTGCGCGCGGCCTGGCCCATCTGCCTCGGCTATACGCCGGTAGGTCTGGCCTTCGGGGTGTTGGCCCAGAAGGCGGGGCTCGCGCCCTGGCAGGTGGGGCTCATGTCGGCCGTGGTCTTCGCCGGGAGCTCCCAGTTCATCGCCGTGGCCATGCTCCAGGCCGGGGCGGGCATCGCCTCGATCGTCGCCACCACCTTCGCAGTGAACCTGCGCCACGCCCTCATGAGCTCGTCCATGGCCGTGCCCCTGGCCGGGGCCCGGCGCCGGTTCCTGGCGCTCTTCGCCTACGGGCTCACGGACGAGAGCTTCGCGCTGAACTCCTCCCTCCTCCGGGAGCGGGCGGGGTGGGACCGCTATCGGGCGCTCGTCCTGAACCACGCGGCCAACCTCGCCTGGATCGCCGCGACCGTGGCGGGGGCCTACGCCGGCCAGTTCGTCCCTACGGGGGCGTTGGGCATCGACTACGCCCTCACCGGGATGTTCCTGTGCCTGCTGGTCTTCCAGCTCCGGAGCCCGAGCCACGTCCTGGCGGCCGCCCTCGGGGGCGCCGTGGCCCTCGGGCTCTACCTGGCGTTTCCGGGAAACGCCTACATCGTGCTCGGGGCAGCGGCCGGGGCCACCGGGGCACTGGCGGCCCGGCGGCGGGGAGCGCGTCCGTGA